The Bacteroides fragilis NCTC 9343 genome includes the window AGGATGCAGGTACTTATGGAGACGATTCGACAACAGAAGGTGAAGCCATCGGTTTTCTGGAAGGTATACTCCGTAAAGCGACCAACAGTATTGCCCTTTGCGGTGAAGATCAGGATGTGATCTACGACCGTATTTACATCGGTTATAAATATACATTTGTAGAACCCGGTCAGGTAGGTTGTGCCCTGTCGTGCACTCCTGCCGTTTATATGGCGCAAAATGCTATTCCTGCCGATATGAAACCGGCCGATCTTTGCCAGATGACTATCAGTGACTGGGAAGAGAAGCTGGGGCTGGAAGAGTTGACGATCTTCGAATAGAAGTTTTGTAATCAAATACAAGCTACGGACAGGTACACAGGTTTATGATCCTGAGGACGGGTTTCTTTTCGATTCGTCCCTGGTTGTTCGTTTGTGGTAGGTGTACCTTCCGTAGCTTGTTCTGTTTTTACTGTTGTGCGATCCACCAGTCGATCATCTTACGTGCCAGGCTGAGTTTGCGGGGAAGTTCCGGCAAGTGATCCCTGGTATAGAAGTTCCCGGAGCTGAGCTCGTCATCTTGCAGGTGGATGTCACCACCGGCGTAGTCGGCGATAAATCCCACCATCAGTCCGCTCGGATAAGGCCAAGGCTGACTGCCGAAATAACGGATGTTTTTCACATCGAGCCCGGTTTCTTCTTTTACTTCCCTTGCCACACACTCTTCCAATGTCTCGCCTGTTTCGAGGAATCCGGCTACCAGGCTATTGAAAGTACCTTTAAAGTTGCGGGCATGTACCAATAACAGGGAGTCTTCTTTGCGCACCAATACCAGGATGGCTGTTGAGATGACCGGATAGATTTCTCTGCCACAATTCGGGCATTTCTTCATAATGGGTTCTTTCTGTACCAGCGGAGTTCCACAAGTGGGGCAGAAACGGTTGCTGCGGTCCCAGTAGAGAATTTCGTGAACCTTGCCTGCGGCCTGATAGTGTTCCGGCGACAAGTAATCATAAGAAGCGCGCAATCCTATCTGCACGTATTCCGGAGTTTCGGCTATCGGAGAGTCTGTGTAGAAAGCTTTGCATACCATGCCCGTTGCCGTGGTGATGGTGTGTACGGTTATTCCTTCCGAAGTGGTGACAGGGGCATTCTTGCCCGTGGGGATGGAAAAAGCATTGTCGTTCTTTTCCAACAGTAACTGATCTTGGTAAAAGATGAACCACCGGTAGTTGGTTTCTGTATTTATCATTTTGGGATTATTCTTTTTAAACGGTGCAAAATTATAAAAAGATACTCTTTCTGATGCCGGTTTCCTTTACAAAATATTCATCATGTGATACAAGCAGTACACTGCCCGTATAGTTCCGAACGGTAGCTGTGATGATTTCGATACTTTGTATATCCAGATTGTTGGTAGGCTCGTCCAGGATAAAGAGGTCGGGCGTGTTGTTACTAATCATCAGGCAGCAGAAAGCGAGTCGCATTTTTTCGCCTCCACTGAGTTGGATGCAAGGTTGATCCCAGCTCGTTGCCGGGAAGAGAAATCGATTCAACCTGATTTTTATTTCGTGCTCCGGCAGGGCACGTACATTGAATGATTCTGCTTGTTGAAGCACCGTCAGCTGGTTGCAGATGATGGAATATTCCTGATTCAGATAGACATAACTGAACCCGGCGCGTTCCAGTGTACCCGATGTTGGCAATAGGTCACCCGTAACCAATTTCAATAAAGTCGTTTTGCCGCTTCCATTGTCTCCTTCGATTCGTATCCGGTCGCCACTCTTCAGTTGAAAGCAGAGTGGAACCTCCCATAAAGGCGAATTTCCATAAGAAAAGTTTATTTTATGGGCAGTCAGCAATGTTTTTCCCGTATGTAAGGCGGAAGCATGGAAGTCGGTTTTAAGCAAAGTTTTTTCGGCCAGCCTGTTGCGTATCAGGCTACGTTCGCTGGTCAGTTTCTCTGACTTATTCTGATGGATATCCGCCAGTTTGGTGGTACTTTTTTCTGCCCGGTCCTTCAGGGTGTGAACCGCCATGCGGGAGATGCCTTTTTTAGGTACTGATTTTTCGCTCCGTATATTCTGCTTTTCTTTTCGTTCGGCTACTTCGCGTGCCAGTTTCCGTATTTGGCGGAGTTCTTTTTCTTTCTCGTTCAGTTGTTGTTGCAGGGCGTTCTGTTGCAGTTCTTTCTGCTGCTTGTAGAATTCGTAATTGCCTCCGTAACACACAAGTGCGTTCCGGCTCAGTTCACAGGTTTCGGGAAGCCTGTTGAGCAGAGTGCGGTCGTGACTGACAACGATCAGGGTGGAACGGCATTTCTTTACCCATTCGTACAGTCGGTTGCGTCCTTGGTTGTCAAGGTGATTGGTCGGTTCGTCCATCAATACGGCGGAAGGCGCTTGCAGTTCCAGACCAGCCAGGAAGACCCGCGTCTTTTCTCCACCGCTCAGTGTGTGCATGGATTCGGAAAGGGACCTGTTTCCGAGTCCCCAGCCGTTGAGGGCGGCTAAGGCTTTTTCTTCGATATTCCAGTCGTCATCGAGGATGTTGAAATGATCGATGGAGGCATTTCCGTTCAAAATTTCATGAAGTGCTTTCTGCTTCCGGTCTATCCCGAGGGCTTGGGCAATGCTCATTTCATCATATTGCCCGAAGTGTTGAGGCACATAATAGAGGTCGTCGGGGCGGAGCACGTTCCCCGAAGACGGTTGTAATTTTCCGGCCATGATTTGCAGCAATGTCGATTTGCCGCACCCATTGTTGCCGATCAGGGCCAATTGCCGGCCTTTGCCGACGGTGAAACTGAGATTCCGGAAGAGAACTTCTTTGTCTGGATGGATATAGGTGATTTGTTGTACTTGAATACACATGGCGGTCTATTGTTTTGAAAGTAAATACTTGCTGTTGATTTTGTGGGAAGCAGGGAGGGGACAGACAAACACAATAGAGGCTGAACAACACGGATTCGTGATGCTTAACAGTGAATGAAAAGAAGCATATTGAGAAAAGTGATGTTTACCGGAAGTGTTGTCTTACTTAGATATTCTCATGGGTATAAGTATGAAATTAGGTCGCAAAGATAGAGGATATTCCGGTAACTGCAAAAAAGAGAGGGAAGAAATCGGATATTTCTCCCCTCTCCAAATGAAAAGGTTGTCCTGAATCGTGTAAAACAGAGGTTTTAAACTAATCTATTGAAAACAAATCGTTCAGTCCCTCGCCCATACTCGGATGGGTAAAGATGAAATCGCGAAGGAAAGTATAATGCTGTCCTGTCTTCATTGCCATGTTTACCACATTGATGACTTCGGAAGATTCGGCACAGAACAGTGTACAACCCATAATACGTCCCGAATGGCTGTCAACGATGGCTTTCAGTATGCCGTCAGTCTGTTGCAGCGTGCGTGCACGCGGCAGTGCGGAGGCCGGAAGGCGTGACACCTTGAAGGAATATCCCCGTTTGATGGCTTCTTCCTCAGTCAGTCCGACGTGTGAGAGAGGCGGGTCTATAAATACCGAGTATGCCACCGGATTGCGGTCGTCGGCCGTGCGTTCTTTGTTGCCGAAAAGGTCATCCCGGATAATCCGGTAATCATCCAGCGAAATATAAGTAAACTGCAATCCGCCTTTTACATCACCCATTGCCCAGATGTTCGGGGCAGTGGTATGCAGATAACCGTTTACGACGATAGCTCCGTGACTGTCTACTTCGACTCCGGCCGCCTGAAGATTCAGACCTTCGGTCATCGGTTTACGTCCTGTGGCTACCAGGATGGCGTCGCCTTCTATAGTGACAGGCTTTCCGTCGGCTGTATCCGTGTAAGTCAGCGTCACGCCGTCGGCTGTGTCTTGTATGGATTGGGCACGGGCATTGAGGCGGATTTCTATCCCTTTCTTTTCGAGTGTCTCCTTAACGGCATCTGCTATATCACGGTCTTCGCGGGCAATAAACTTATTGCCTCCTTCGAGTACGGTCACTTTACTGCCGAAGCTTGCGTACATCGAGGCAAACTCCAGGCCGATGTAGCCGCCGCCCACAATGATCAGATGGCGTGGCAATACGTCCAGTTCCATCAGTGAGGTGCTGGTATATACCCGCTTGCTGTCTTTCAGCCCGTCAATGGCCGGTATAATGCTGGTAGAGCCGGTATTAATGAAAATCTTCTTTCCCTGAAGTTCGATCACTTCGTCGGGGAGGGTTACTTTCACTACATCCTTTGAAACGAACGATGCCATTCCGGTATAGATGGTCACGTTGGGAAGGCTGCTCAGTTTATTGAACATATTGCCCCTTGAAGCTGCTGTCATCTCGTTCTTGCGTGCTATGGCAGCTTTGTAAGCCTCAGCCTGCTTCTCGTAATCGGTAGGATAGAGCCAACTCACCTTTTCGGCTTCGTGGATAAGCCGCTTGGTGGGTACGCAAGCTATATTGGGACAGGTACCTCCATACATCATGGCGGAACGTTCAATCAGTGCGACCTTCCAGCCGCGTTTGGCTAATTCGGCAGTCAGTGTTTTGCCTCCTTTGCCGAAACCGATAATAATGGCATCATATTGTTTCATAATTCTTATTACTTTTAGGATGTATCTTTATGTAAGTTTATAACATTCCGCAACCCTTATTTGTTTCGCTTTTCCCAGTCGGCTTTCTTCAATGAATTCAGTACACGCTGTGAGGAGTCGGAGAGTAGGGTAACGGCGCTCGCCAGAATTACGATATCTTTAATAACCAGACGTCCGGCACCGGACAGTAAGGGGAAGCCGTATTCTCCGCTTCCCAGGTTCGGAACCCAGACTTCGGGAGTAGTCACCAGGAAGGAGAGAGTGCCAAGCGTCATGATGATGGCCAGTGTGTCGCCTACAAGTGCCACTTTGGGGAAGAAGATGCCTAAGAAAACCAGAATTCCGATGGACATAATCAGAGCTCCCAGTCCGTAAGAGAACGTGTAGGTCCTGTTCGCTTCGTGCCATTCACGGTTGGCGGGGACATAGGCGCCTTCGGGGTTTTTGTGCTCTTTATACTCGGGTGCGTCTTTGGCATAGAAGAAACTCATAAACGGGCTGTTGGCTACGAACGGAACAATGCCGTCGGCTTCGTAATGAAAATACTTCAAACCGCCGATCCATACGAAAACAACGAGGATGGCTACGCGGATAAACTTTAGTCCGAAACCTTTCAGACCGGATGCTACTGTGAGCAGAGTGATAAATTTCTCTTTCATGCTATTTCTTTTTATGGGTTTAACTTTCTGATGCAAAGATCAGGGTTTTCCCATCGGTGCGAAATAGCAATATCGCCGTATGAATTGTCAATTCTTCCCTTCTACCGAATTTCGGTATTGTACGGGGCTTTCTCCGGTCATATTTTTAAAGAAACGGCTGAAGGAAGATTGGTCTTCGAATCCCAGGATGTCGGCAATCTCCTTCGAACTCTTATTACTATATAAAAGGAGTCGCTTGGCTTCCGCTTCCACCCGTTCGTGGATGACTCGCAGAGGTGACGGCAATTTGCAGGAAGAAAAGATGTTTGAAAGGGTTTTGGGCGATTTGTGCAACAAATCGGCATAGTCCTGTACCTGTTTCTTGGTCCGGAAGTGTTCGTCCACCAGGTTATAATACTGGCGGATGATTTCGAAGCTGTATTCTTTTTCCTGGGTAATGTTCAGTCGTTGGCGGGCAATACGCGTGCTTTGGATAATGAAACGTTTGAGCAGGATGCGGAGCATTTCTTCCTGAAGGTTGTCCGACACGGTGAATTCACGGTCCAGCAATCCCACTACGTCTTCCATCGACCTCCGTTCCGATTCGTTGAGCATGAAACGAACGACATGCGAAGAACCGTTGAACAGGAATCCGCTGCATGACACTTCGTGGTCATTGCCGTAAATGCAATAGAAGTTACTGTTGAACAGAACCGTCAGGTACTCTCCGTCGATCGAGAGAAATTCCAGGTGCTGGAGGTTGGAAAGGGAGATGACCTCGTTCTCGGCCAGTATCACTTCCTGATGGTCTATCTCGAGGGTGATGCTTCCTTTGCGTACCCAGATGAATTTATATAAACTCTTTTCTTTCTGCAGGCTCTTTTCGGTGTGATAGCTGGTAGTCAGTGCCAGCATACCTTTCAGTTTGGTCTGGTAAGTTCTTATCATAATCAATCCTCCATGGCTGATGCGTCAAATGACAGGGGTAATAAATGTCCGATGCTTTGTACTTCGTAGATACACTTCTTGCCATAAAGCAATATACGGATGGGCTGTTTATATCGTTTCTCTGTTTCCAGAATCACCTGGCGACAAGCACCGCAGGGCGGGATAGGAGTGTCGATAAAGTCCTTCTCGGTACGTGCAGCGATGGCAAGTGTCACCACAGCTTGGTCGGGATACTGCGAGTTGGCATAAAATAGCGTGGTGCGTTCGGCACAGAGTCCGGACGGATAGGCCGCATTCTCCTGATTGGTTCCTGTCACTACCACACCGTTGGCCAGCAGTGCTGCCGCTCCTACCGAAAAGTGCGAATAAGGTGCATAGCTGCGCCGGGTTGCCTCGATGGCGTCATCCAATAAGGCACGGTCTGTATCATTGAGTTCATCATATTCATATACTTTGATTACAGAGGTAATAGTCAGGTCTTTCATGTGCGTAGGTGGTTTATAGTTCTACAAATCATGTTACAAAGTTAGAAAAGAGATTGATAATCCCAATTATTTTTATGATTTTTGTGCCGCATAACTTAAGATACACAAATAATAGATGAATAGCAAACTCCTCAGGCTGATTGCCATAGTTACAGTCCTTGCTTTTGCTGCAGGTGCCCAGGCGCAGCGCAGGAATTCCCGTTACGTAGATTATATAAATAAGTATAGTGCCCTGGCCGTGCAGCAAATGAAAGAGCATAAGATACCTGCCAGTATCACACTGGCTCAGGGATTGCTTGAGAGTGGTGCGGGCATGAGTACGTTGGCTCGTAAAAGTAATAATCACTTCGGCATCAAGTGTGGCAGTAATTGGAATGGGCGTACCGTTCGTCATGACGACGATGCCCGTAACGAGTGTTTTCGTGCGTACCGCAATCCCCGCGACTCGTACGAGGACCATTCTGCATTCCTGAAGCGCGGAGCCCGCTATGCATTCCTTTTTAAACTGAAGATAACCGATTATAAGGGGTGGGCGCGTGGTTTGAAAAAGGCCGGATATGCCACCGATCCTTCGTATGCCAACCGTCTGATAACGATCATTGAAGATTACGACCTCTATAAATATGACCGTAAGGGGGGATGGAGTTCGTCGAAGAGTGAACCGACGGTGCTCAATCCGCATCAGGTTTACATAGCAAACGGCATCGCTTATATCGTAGCCCGTGACGGGGATACCTTTAAGTCGCTGGCCAAAGAGTTCGATATCCGCTGGAAGAAGCTGGTGAAGTACAACGATCTGCAGCGTGACTATACTTTGATGAGCGGTGACATTATCTATCTGAAAGAGAAGAAAAAGCGGGCATCCAAACCTTATACGGTCTATATCGTAAAAGACGGAGACTCCATGCATACCATTTCGCAGAAATTTGCCATCCGGCTGAAGAACCTGTACAAGATGAACCGCAAGGACGGAGATTATATTCCTGAAGTGGGAGACAGGCTGAGGCTGAGATAGGCTTCACTTCCGGCTGCGGAGCATATCAGAAATACGTTGACAATAAAAGGGTGTAGCCTTCCCTCACGGATGGTTACACCCTTTTGCCGTCGGGGCTACACCCTTTCCGTCGGATGGCTACACCCGGATCATGGTCTTTTCTTGCCGGACTTACAATCGGTTATCGGAAAAAGGGAGTACTGCTTGTTACGAAACTGTACAGGGTGTTCATTATCGGACACCCTCTTTCTTTTTTTTCCCTTGAAACTCAATGCTTTCCTTTTTTGGCACAAGGTTTGAATATAGAGGCATAAAGAACAGTGCAAATTTATAATTAACTATATATGGACAGAGAAATTCCTAAAGAGGTGCGCAATAAAGAGCGTAATAAAAAGATTATCCGTTTTTCGGCTATCGGTATCGTCGGGATAATAGGTATCAGCGTGCTGATTTCGTTGTTGCGTACAGGCGTGCAGAAAAAGGACCTTGTGTTTTCTACCGTCGATAAGGGTACGATTGAAGTCAGTGTCAGTGCTTCGGGCAAAGTGGTGCCTGCTTTTGAAGAGATCATCAATTCACCGATCAATACCCGCATCGTGGAGGTGTATAGAAAAGGCGGTGATAGTGTAGATGTAGGTACGCCCATCTTGAAACTCGACTTGCAGAGTACGGAAACCGACTATAAAAAGCTGCTGGACGAAGAAGAAATGAAACGTTATAAGCTCGATCAGGCAAAAGTGAACAGCCAGACCAAACTGAGCGATATGGCGATGCAGATCAAAGTGTCGGAAATGAAACTTGCCCGGATGAAAGTGGAACTTCGCAATGAACAGTATCTGGACAGCCTTGGAGCCGGTACGACCGACAAGGTGCGCCAGGCCGAACTGAGCTACAATACTTCCCGCCTTGAACTGGAACAGCTTAAACAGCAATACACCAACGAAAAGCAAATAGCAGCCGCTGACCTGAAGGTTCTTGAACTCGATCTCAATATGTTCCGTAAAGGACTTGCCGAAATGAAGCGTACCCTGGACGATGCCCAGATTCGTTCGCCGCGCAAAGCCATCCTTACTTACATCAACAACCAGATCGGAGCCCAGATTCCGCAAGGCGGACAGGTAGCCATTATTTCCGACCTGAGCCATTTCAAAGTGGATGGTGAAATAGCCGATACTTATGGTGACCGTGTGGCAGCCGGTGGCAAAGCCATTGTAAAGATAGGCAGCGAGAAACTCGAGGGAATCGTGAGCAGTGTCACCCCACTTTCGAAGAATGGGGTTATTTCATTCTCCGTGCAATTGAAAGAGGACAACAACAAGCGGTTGCGTTCGGGACTTAAGACCGATGTATACGTGATGAACGCTGTGAAGGAAGATGTGCTGCGCATAGCCAATGCTTCTTATTACGTAGGCCGGGGCGAGTACGATCTGTTTGTGATGACTTCGGATGATGAAATCGTAAAACGTAAAATCCAGTTGGGCGACTCCAACTTTGAATTTGTAGAAGTGGTGAGCGGATTGAACCCGGGCGACAAGGTAGTAGTCAGCGACATGACGAACTACAAAAATAAGAATAAACTGAAAGTGAAATAATACTCCTGAAATATCTTTTGAATGAAGCCCCCTTAGATTTTAAACTAAAGGCCTGTTGGTTTTAAACCAACGAGGTCTTGGTTTAAAAGGTAAGCCGTGTGCCTTTTAATATGCAAAATTATGATAACAATTTATCTCAAACAATCCTATAACTTGCTGAAGGAGAACCGTTTCGTAAATGGTATCTCTATTGCGGGTACAGCTTTGTCGGTGGCGGCCGTGATGCTTATTTATCTTGTCTACCAAGTAAATTTTTCTGCGTATGCACCCGAGTCTAACCGATATCGGATTCTGTTTGTGAGCAGTCTGCAGGCATGTGGGAGTGACGGTCATCCCATCAACAACGGTGGTATGAGCCATAAGGTTGTGCGCGAATGCCTTTATCCTTTGCAGACTCCCGAGGCAGTGACTGCTTTTACTTCCGGAGATCTTCCGGTCAACGTACACGGACAGCAGTTTTACGATAAATATGCTATCAAGTTTACCGATGACGGTTTTTGGAAGGTTTTCGATTTTACTTTCTTGGCCGGCGGTCCTTTTACACATACCGATTGGGAGTCGGGCATACGCAAGGCAGTCATTTCTGACAAGCTGGCGCGCAGACTGTTCGGTACTGTTGAGGCAGTGGGACAAACTTTGCGTATGAATTATGCCGATTACCGGATATGTGGTGTGGTGAAAGAGGTCAGTCGGGCTGCCGAAAGTTCCTATGGTGATGTGTGGATACCCTATACCGCCAACGCTTCTTTATTGAAAGACAATATCTCTTATTGTGAAGGTACTACCGGAGAGTTTCAGGCTTGCATTCTATCGCGTTCCCGGTCCGACTTTGAGGCCATCCGCCGTGAGATGTTGAAGTTACAGTCAACTTTCAATGCTTCGCTCACCGGTACGAAGCTGGATTATATGCATTCTCCTTTCACTCAATGGCAGGCTGTATTGGGCACGAATGGCTTCAGTGAGGGAACCGTGGGCGAATGGTTGAAATCGACCGGTGCGGTGATCCTTTTTCTTTTGTTGTTGCCAGCCCTTAATATAATAGGTATAACCCTGACACAGTTTCGCAAACGCCGTAGCGAGATTGGAGTTCGTAAAGCGTTTGGCGCATGTTCGTTCTCGTTGGTAGAACAAGTGGTGATCGAAAATTTACTGACCTCTTGCATGGGTGGCCTGATCGGGTTGCTGCTGTCATTCGGCTTGCTGTCACTCTGCAAATCGCTTTTCTTTTCGGGAGATGTTTCGCTGACGCACGACATGCTGATACAGCCTCTCACTTTTGTGGCAGCTTTCTTTTTTACGTTGATATTGAATCTGCTGAGTGCTGCGATTCCTGCCTGGCGAGCTTCGCGGATGCCTATTACGGAAGCGTTGCATGATGTGGAATAATTTTTAAAAGCAAAGACCCATGATGATAAAGCAAATATTTAAAATGATATGGAACCAACGTCGCTTGAACGGCTGGATATGGATGGAACTTCTGGTCGTATTCGTGGCACTGTGGTACTTGGTAGATATGTTTGTGGTACAGTTGTATTCTTATACCCGTCCGATGGGATATGATATCACGAACTGCTGGAAGCTTTCGTTCGATGTGTATCCCGAGGATGCCGACGAGTATGTCAATGACACCACCCAGACTCAAACCGAAGGGGAGGCATTGGCCAAAATCCTTGAACGCTTGCGTCGTGCACCGGAGGTGGATAATGCTTGCGTTGCTTTCTACTCTTCACCCTATTCCGGTGGCAACTCCTGGACACAGATCATGCCCTGTACAGCCGACAGCAGCAAGTTCAAAGAGCAATCTTATCATCAATATATCGTTTCTGCGGAATTCTATGATGTATTCCGCATCAAGAGCCGTGAGGGGAAACCGCTTAGCGAACTGCTGACTCAGAAACAGTTGTCGTATTTTATAACTCCTGCGTTGGAGAAAGATTTTTTCGGCTCACAATCGGCAGTAGGACAGAAGGTGCGTTATCCGGGCAGTACGCGGGAGATTCATATTGCGGCGGTAACAGCTCCGGTGCGCATTACAGAATTTGTAAAGCCGGAACCCGAACTTTTCTTTACGATGTGGCCCAAGGAACTGGAACGCCAGGTAAATGCTACCGGAGCATCTAATATGGAGGTTACCGTCCGAATGAAAGAAGAACTGACATCGGAACAGATGGGACATTTTCTCAACCGTATGAAGAATCAGTTGACGGAAAACAATCTCTACATAACCGGCATGGAAGATATGAAGCAACAGCGCAGTGATCGTCTGCAATACGAATGGCGAAAGATCAGTATCAACCTCCTGCTGTCTGTCTTCATCCTGCTCAATGTACTTTTCGGTATAACGGGAACATTCTGGCTGCGCATCGAGCAACGGCGCTGCGAGACCGGCCTGCGGATGGCACTCGGCAGTACGCGCCGGCGGGTAGGGTGGTTCTTTACTGCCGAGGGGTGGCTATTGCTCACCACGGTGGTTCCGTTGGTATTGGTTGTCATATTCAATATGGTACACATGGAGATTCCCGATTTATATAATCTCTCTTTCACTTGGTGGCGCTTTGCGGTCAGTTTTGGTGGGGTGCTGCTGCTTATGGGACTGATCATTGCACTGGGCACCAGGTTGCCTGCCCGCCGGGCCATGAAGTTGCAGCCGGCCGAAGCGTTGCATTATGAATAACTATTAAAATTACATATTATGATAAAACTTTATTTAAAACAATCGTGGATGCTGATCCGGCAGAACAAACTGTTCAGTAGCCTCTATGTGCTGGGCACGGGGCTTGCCATTGCCATGACAATGATCATTGCCATCGTGTATTATATTAAAATAGCTCCTATCTATCCGGAAGTGAACCGTTCGCTGACGATGCGGATGAAAGGGGTAAGCGCCATGCATGTCAAAGGAGGGGGAAATTCATATTCCTGTTCTTATGAAATGCTGAAAGACTGGTTCTATCCATTGCAATCGGCGGAGCTGGTTACCGCTGTAAACGAACACTTTCTGACCCGGAAGGGATCTTATATACAACCGGCCGGGGGAGGCGAGCAAATACCGGCTCTGGTAAAGTATACCGATCCTAATTTTTTTCGGTTGTTCGAGTTTGAATTTCTGGATGGGAAGCCTTTCTCGGAGGCCGATTTAGCCAGTGGGATTCGTAATGTAGTACTTTCTGACCGGATGGCCCGCCGCATTTTCGGCAGGACCGATGTGGTAGGGCAGACGTTTAAGCAAGACTTTAAGGAATCCAAAGTGGTCGGTGTGGTACGTGAGGGTAGTTATCTGTTGCCGGCATCTTACGGACAAATCTATATGCCGTATTCTTGTTTGCCGGGATACGACAAAAACAATGATGGAAGTCATAAGGTCGGTACTTATGTCGTTTACTTCAAGGTTCGTCAGAAAGAAGATATGCCGAAACTTTATGCGGAAGTCAACGAACTGGTGCGTAAATACAATACTTCCCAGAAAGAGTATACAGTAGATATCTTTCATCAACCGGATCCGTATTGGCAGACATGGTTCAGAGAGGGCAATACGAACGAGATTGACTGGGCATCGGTCATTAAACTGTATGGAGGGGCGCTTTTGGCGTTGTTGCTGGTGCCTGCCATCAACCTGAGTGGCATGATATCCAGCCGTATGGACGATCGCCTGGCGGAAATGGGGATACGAAAAGCGTTTGG containing:
- a CDS encoding ABC transporter permease: MITIYLKQSYNLLKENRFVNGISIAGTALSVAAVMLIYLVYQVNFSAYAPESNRYRILFVSSLQACGSDGHPINNGGMSHKVVRECLYPLQTPEAVTAFTSGDLPVNVHGQQFYDKYAIKFTDDGFWKVFDFTFLAGGPFTHTDWESGIRKAVISDKLARRLFGTVEAVGQTLRMNYADYRICGVVKEVSRAAESSYGDVWIPYTANASLLKDNISYCEGTTGEFQACILSRSRSDFEAIRREMLKLQSTFNASLTGTKLDYMHSPFTQWQAVLGTNGFSEGTVGEWLKSTGAVILFLLLLPALNIIGITLTQFRKRRSEIGVRKAFGACSFSLVEQVVIENLLTSCMGGLIGLLLSFGLLSLCKSLFFSGDVSLTHDMLIQPLTFVAAFFFTLILNLLSAAIPAWRASRMPITEALHDVE
- a CDS encoding ABC transporter permease; protein product: MMIKQIFKMIWNQRRLNGWIWMELLVVFVALWYLVDMFVVQLYSYTRPMGYDITNCWKLSFDVYPEDADEYVNDTTQTQTEGEALAKILERLRRAPEVDNACVAFYSSPYSGGNSWTQIMPCTADSSKFKEQSYHQYIVSAEFYDVFRIKSREGKPLSELLTQKQLSYFITPALEKDFFGSQSAVGQKVRYPGSTREIHIAAVTAPVRITEFVKPEPELFFTMWPKELERQVNATGASNMEVTVRMKEELTSEQMGHFLNRMKNQLTENNLYITGMEDMKQQRSDRLQYEWRKISINLLLSVFILLNVLFGITGTFWLRIEQRRCETGLRMALGSTRRRVGWFFTAEGWLLLTTVVPLVLVVIFNMVHMEIPDLYNLSFTWWRFAVSFGGVLLLMGLIIALGTRLPARRAMKLQPAEALHYE
- a CDS encoding ABC transporter permease, whose product is MIKLYLKQSWMLIRQNKLFSSLYVLGTGLAIAMTMIIAIVYYIKIAPIYPEVNRSLTMRMKGVSAMHVKGGGNSYSCSYEMLKDWFYPLQSAELVTAVNEHFLTRKGSYIQPAGGGEQIPALVKYTDPNFFRLFEFEFLDGKPFSEADLASGIRNVVLSDRMARRIFGRTDVVGQTFKQDFKESKVVGVVREGSYLLPASYGQIYMPYSCLPGYDKNNDGSHKVGTYVVYFKVRQKEDMPKLYAEVNELVRKYNTSQKEYTVDIFHQPDPYWQTWFREGNTNEIDWASVIKLYGGALLALLLVPAINLSGMISSRMDDRLAEMGIRKAFGANRKQLLNQVLWENLLLTCIGGLMGLIVSWGLLVLGRNWVFSLFDKYPTVISDGVDVAINPQMLFSPLMFCVTFAFCLILNLLSAWWPTWRSLHKDIIDSLNEKK